From one Sphaeramia orbicularis chromosome 9, fSphaOr1.1, whole genome shotgun sequence genomic stretch:
- the lifra gene encoding LIF receptor subunit alpha a, with product MPPLNLSLSSKPHWLVCLLLSLSAVHTHAKDALIIPQQVSLLPNVKTQELSISWLGGSATTFDLLILRTEFNVTVFYETVSVMVDQASGRHQFNWTSAEPLECTSLSIKVRSRDGERTSDWSNTEILQGSDEPSNGKFRMYPQDKVVSVGTNTTFCCIVEEGQTFRSIHYISTLMNVTRLSRRTYATTVFHQGPSGSTGNNAYCQDTSREKLTGTVVFVGYPPLLTDFVCETHDLSSTICQWNISRDTHLYGRRATRYFINGRSCSEVKWQQSRKQCSLEGWKGNWTLVAQNVLGEYSLSDSAELSYRVHPVAPELLSVDAHARNATALWEWKYSSYSTLALVCQIELSSTENKTKRTFSGVGLRSVVLLDLYPYEAYSVKVRCGAQQNFWKWGNWSKTFSFKTKIDVPDVLDVWVWMNKDNTGHVIWKPLTPKQSHGPITNYEVTIWSPEENVQHTEIISQNTWTAPINLTRIPNFSSNMKVIVTVVATNPAGVSQPASVIIPRHFTDVDLLAASKVAYTDGGFPLFWKSDANSSCGYVVQWNDAFCTRDCPVEWTKVAPGNNNISIESRNFQAGVRYVFSVYSCSTEAPELLQRWQGYMQELVPSSSVQLSTTQQNSDILITWDEIPLAKRRGYLLGYNVYISNGSQLTLLANLSAQGSRNYTVKGLSIGSYKFTVKAYTSAGEDSGGTAAITMEPYTDWLILEILASLGVTALFLVIATFICYKKRKWVKRAFYPDIPEPKLPGDWSRTQGTLDVKPSPHSMVHIVEKPGLDSSKEMLVVIPEEDEDEEGQGIGDEPVDTDEPTSLRYYNQVVDDRPIMPRYPDSSASSASSLDSGRTDVTYTGIQTSGSSLVFQLDPQGTAENQQPQAGAPVSCGGVGGGYRPQMHPQPQSDNLGLTPSESFTEPEAAISGGYRPQGAWHLDSPEEAEECGSLAPSLGSPTSIASTQFLLPDGSSDEHAEERHQTSSSAATWFTNLLSSTKP from the exons ATGCCTCCTTTAAACCTCAGTCTCAGCTCAAAGCCTCATTGGCTCGTCTGTCTTCTACTCAGCCTCTCAGCTGTACACACTCACGCCAAAGATG cTCTCATCATACCCCAGCAGGTTAGCCTGTTGCCTAACGTGAAGACGCAGGAGTTGTCTATATCCTGGCTCGGAGGATCAGCAACAACCTTTGACCTCTTAATCCTAAGAACTGAATTCAATGTCACTGTTTTCTAT GAAACAGTGTCTGTGATGGTGGATCAGGCGAGCGGTCGGCACCAGTTCAATTGGACGTCAGCTGAACCACTGGAGTGCACCTCACTGTCCATCAAAGTCCGATCCAGGGACGGAGAGAGGACCAGTGACTGGAGCAACACAGAGATACTTCAAG GAAGTGACGAACCCTCCAATGGAAAATTTCGTATGTACCCACAAGACAAGGTTGTATCTGTTGGAACCAACACCACCTTCTGTTGCATAGTGGAGGAGGGGCAGACATTTCGCAGCATCCACTACATCTCCACACTCATGAATGTGACGCGACTGAGCAGGCGAACGTACGCCACTACAGTCTTTCATCAAGGACCGTCGGGCAGCACGGGAAACAATGCCTACTGTCAAGACACTTCAAGGGAAAAACTGACTGGGACAGTGGTGTTTGTTGGAT ATCCACCACTGCTCACTGACTTTGTGTGTGAAACCCATGACTTGAGCTCCACTATTTGCCAGTGGAATATATCGCGTGACACTCACCTCTACGGCAGAAGAGCAACACGATACTTCATCAACGGGAG GAGCTGCTCTGAGGTCAAGTGGCAGCAGTCAAGGAAACAGTGCAGTCTGGAGGGGTGGAAGGGTAACTGGACTCTGGTGGCTCAAAATGTCCTGGGCGAGTACAGCCTGAGTGACTCTGCAGAGCTCAGTTACAGAG TGCATCCAGTGGCACCAGAGCTCCTGAGTGTTGATGCCCATGCCCGGAATGCCACTGCGCTGTGGGAGTGGAAGTATAGCAGTTACTCCACTCTTGCACTTGTTTGCCAGATAGAGCTTAGTtccacagaaaacaaaacaaag CGTACCTTCTCTGGTGTGGGTCTGCGGTCTGTGGTTCTTCTGGACCTGTATCCTTATGAAGCATACAGTGTTAAAGTGCGCTGTGGAGCTCAGCAGAATTTCTGGAAGTGGGGAAACTGGAGCAAAACTTTTTCCTTCAAAACTAAAATTGATG TTCCAGATGTTCTTGATGTGTGGGTGTGGATGAACAAAGACAACACTGGGCATGTTATTTGGAAG CCTCTGACACCCAAACAGAGCCATGGTCCGATCACTAATTATGAAGTGACTATCTGGAGCCCTGAAGAGAATGTGCAACACACAGAAATCATTTCTCAGAACACTTGGACAGCACCCATAAACCTCACACGGATCCCTAACTTTAGCAGTAACATGAAGGTCATAGTAACTGTTGTTGCAACAAATCCAGCTGGGGTGTCACAGCCTGCAAGTGTAATTATACCTCGACATTTTACAG ATGTGGACCTTCTTGCTGCGTCCAAGGTAGCTTATACAGATGGAGGGTTTCCTCTGTTCTGGAAGAGTGATGCGAACAGTAGCTGTGGTTACGTGGTTCAGTGGAATGATGCCTTCTGCACACGGGACTGTCCTGTGGAGTGGACCAAAGTGGCACCTGGAAACAACAACATCTCCATTGAGTCAA GAAACTTCCAGGCAGGTGTGAGGTACGTCTTCTCTGTGTACAGCTGCTCCACAGAGGCCCCAGAGCTACTGCAGCGCTGGCAGGGATACATGCAGGAACTGG TCCCATCTAGTTCTGTGCAGCTGTCAACCACTCAGCAGAACTCGGACATTCTCATCACCTGGGATGAGATCCCTCTTGCCAAGAGAAGAGGCTATCTCCTGGGCTACAATGTTTATATAAGCAATGGCTCCCAGCTGACACTGCTTG cAAATTTGTCAGCTCAAGGAAGCAGGAACTACACAGTGAAGGGTCTCTCCATAGGCTCCTATAAATTTACAGTGAAGGCCTACACATCAGCAGGCGAGGACAGCGGTGGTACTGCGGCTATAACCATGGAGCCATACA CTGATTGGCTGATCCTGGAAATTTTGGCATCTCTGGGAGTCACAGCATTATTCCTGGTCATTGCTACCTTCATCTGCTATAAGAAGAGAAAATG GGTGAAGAGGGCCTTCTATCCAGATATACCTGAGCCCAAGCTGCCCGGTGACTGGTCCAGGACACAG GGGACTCTGGATGTGAAGCCGTCTCCTCACAGCATGGTCCATATTGTAGAAAAGCCCGGATTGGATTCCAGTAAAGAAATGCTTGTTGTTATTCCtgaagaagatgaggatgaagagggcCAGGGGATTGGTGACGAGCCAGTCGACACAGATGAGCCAACGTCGCTACGCTACTATAACCAAGTGGTGGATGACCGGCCCATAATGCCGCGTTACCCAGACTCCTCTGCTTCTTCTGCATCTTCTTTGGATTCTGGTCGCACTGATGTAACTTACACCGGGATTCAGACATCAGGGTCTTCACTGGTCTTCCAGCTGGATCCACAGGGCACCGCTGAGAACCAACAACCTCAGGCTGGTGCACCTGTCAGCTGCGGAGGTGTAGGAGGGGGTTATCGACCCCAGATGCACCCTCAACCCCAAAGTGATAACCTGGGCCTCACTCCATCAGAGTCTTTCACAGAGCCTGAGGCTGCAATTTCTGGTGGCTACAGGCCCCAGGGTGCCTGGCATCTGGACTCCCCTGAGGAGGCTGAGGAATGTGGGAGCCTGGCCCCGTCGCTGGGATCCCCCACCTCCATTGCTTCCACACAGTTCCTCCTTCCAGATGGCTCTTCAGATGAACATGCAGAGGAGAGACATCAGACGTCGTCGTCTGCAGCAACTTGGTTCACCAACCTGCTGTCGTCCACAAAACCATGA